One part of the Anopheles coustani chromosome 2, idAnoCousDA_361_x.2, whole genome shotgun sequence genome encodes these proteins:
- the LOC131261929 gene encoding serine-threonine kinase receptor-associated protein, whose translation MKQIALTCSGHTRPVVHLDFSGMTECGYFLISACKDGKPMLRMGDTGDWVGTFEGHKGAVWGVALNDSATLAASGAADFTGKIWNAVTGEEVHSLQHNHIVKTVSFSHDSRFLVTGSNEKLVRVFDLNSEGKALESYAGHAGAVKRALFCRNERCVISCADDKSLRLWDRSSGQEVSRVEFSSHPNGLELSKDGTILTVTYGHCTAFYEMDTLKQLKEITMPTLVSSASLHPDKHIFVCGGEDFKMYKYDYITGNEIESFKGHFGPVHSVSFSPDGELYASGSEDGTLRLWQTTVGKTYGLWKCTEPTDLNNSTTAAGTGTAAVAATTTTPTVPIATTTSTAPTATAAVSCPTPAEVTAN comes from the exons ATGAAGCAAATCGCTTTGACCTGTTCCGGCCATACGCGTCCCGTTGTGCACTTGGATTTCAGCGGGATGACCGAATGTGGATACTTCCTCATATCGGCATGCAAAG ATGGCAAACCAATGCTGCGGATGGGCGACACCGGCGACTGGGTCGGCACGTTCGAGGGTCACAAGGGTGCCGTCTGGGGCGTCGCGTTGAACGACTCGGCAACGCTAGCGGCGTCCGGCGCGGCCGACTTTACCGGCAAAATCTGGAACGCCGTCACGGGCGAGGAGGTGCACAGCCTGCAGCACAACCACATCGTCAAAACGGTCTCGTTTAGCCACGACAGCCGCTTCCTGGTGACCGGCAGCAACGAAAAGCTGGTACGGGTATTCGATCTCAACTCGGAGGGCAAGGCGCTGGAGTCGTATGCGGGCCATGCCGGGGCCGTCAAGCGGGCACTCTTCTGCCGGAACGAACGGTGTGTCATCAGCTGCGCGGACGACAAATCGCTGCGCTTGTGGGACCGCAGCTCCGGCCAGGAGGTTTCGCGGGTCGAGTTCAGTTCGCATCCGAACGGGCTCGAGCTGTCGAAGGATGGCACCATCCTGACGGTAACGTACGGCCACTGCACCGCGTTCTACGAGATGGATACGCTCAAGCAGCTGAAGGAGATCACTATGCCGACGTTGGTCAGCTCGGCCAGTCTGCACCCGGACAAGCACATCTTCGTGTGCGGTGGGGAGGACTTCAAGATGTACAAGTACGACTACATTACGGGCAACGAGATCG AATCGTTCAAGGGCCACTTCGGTCCGGTACATTCGGTCAGCTTCAGCCCGGACGGCGAACTGTACGCCAGCGGCTCCGAGGACGGTACGCTCCGGCTGTGGCAGACGACGGTGGGCAAAACGTACGGTCTGTGGAAGTGCACCGAGCCGACGGATTTGAACAATTCCACCACAGCCGCCGGAACTGGCACGGCCGCCgtcgccgccaccaccaccaccccaacGGTTCCCATCGCCACAACCACCAGCACGGCACCCACTGCCACCGCCGCCGTCAGCTGCCCCACGCCGGCCGAAGTAACTGCCAACTGA
- the LOC131266003 gene encoding uncharacterized protein LOC131266003, translated as MEWTPNDRITQFFNYTNLSKRNIELNRLKILYEKACHSEHFAHVVKELFDLNETLKRRLIINESNIRNVIQQDQFLQIPTDDMKKILTDLDEMRFAKRKTLDLLLVKVKFLRERYHNLLMKIFANRIHFDTYDPKATEQESQIRLLAANLNRCEAAIRNARNVHGYYFRIGMYLSKDNLDNNRSLEALKQAITEQTQLIKKTTQIGRSMINNVAKLNIDLKKSSLKFATHRELTTTSLIHYKTILAKEKSSIVDATMKDIDTKRWTSRYDSLTQSMENLQIEKENLQSTILEMKQASFSICEAQILYEMNHKTNQIMQVEKEIYEKEGSYKKLNESIEHMKYFIHEGSNLPPKTENITHGLEEQTKMQTKLKASLARQNSLHMLLDQFFAHITQIIERSDLKATNVNMHDSEYENIATLSALLRLLKSEE; from the exons ATGGAGTGGACACCGAACGACCGAATTACGCAATTCTTCAACTATACAAATTTAAGCA AACGCAACATCGAGTTGAACAGGCTAAAAATATTGTATGAAAAGGCGTGTCATTCAGAACATTTCGCACATGTTGTAAAGGAATTATTTGATCTGAATGAAACCCTGAAAAGAAGGCTGATCATAAATGAATCGAATATACGGAATGTTATCCAGCAAGATCAATTTCTACAAATTCCCACTGATGACATGAAG AAAATCCTGACAGATCTTGACGAAATGCGTTTTGCTAAACGGAAAACATTGGATTTGCTTCTAGTGAAAGTGAAGTTTTTGCGCGAACGGTATCATAATTTGTTG ATGAAAATATTCGCAAACAGAATCCACTTTGATACATATGATCCAAAAGCAACGGAACAAGAATCTCAAATAAGGTTACTGGCTGCAAATCTTAATCGCTGTGAGGCAGCTATTCGCAATGCTCGAAACGTGCATGGGTATTATTTTCGTATAGGAATGTACCTATCAAAG GACAACCTGGATAACAACCGATCGTTAGAAGCCCTAAAACAAGCAATTACAGAGCAAACGCAGctgattaaaaaaacaacacagatCGGTCGGTCAATGATTAATAATGTAGCAAAGTTAAATATCGATTTAAAG AAATCATCTTTAAAATTCGCTACACATCGAGAACTGACTACGACATCCCTGATTCATTATAAAACCATACTAGCAAAGGAAAAGTCTTCAATTGTTGATGCCACAATGAAAGAC ATTGACACAAAACGATGGACTTCACGCTACGATTCTTTGACCCAAAGTATGGAaaatttgcaaatagaaaaggAGAATTTGCAATCAACTATTCTTGAAATGAAGCAAGCTTCTTTTAGTATTTGTGAGGCTCAAATTCTTTACGA AATGaatcataaaacaaatcagatcatgcaagtggaaaaggaaatttatgAGAAGGAAGGCTCTTACAAGAAACTTAATGAAAGTATTGAacatatgaaatattttatccaCGAAGGTTCAAA TTTACcaccaaaaacagaaaacattaCACATGGCTTAGAGGAGCAAACTAAAATGCAAACCAAATTGAAAGCTTCTTTGGCACGACAAAATTCGTTGCATATGCTGTTGGACCAGTTTTTTGCGCACATAACCCAAATTATTGAACGAAGTGACTTGAAAGCAACTAATGTGAATATGCATGATTCGGAATATGAAAACATAGCAACCTTATCTGCTTTGTTGCGTTTGCTCAAATCTGAAGAATAA